One Stigmatopora nigra isolate UIUO_SnigA chromosome 1, RoL_Snig_1.1, whole genome shotgun sequence DNA segment encodes these proteins:
- the snx21 gene encoding sorting nexin-21 isoform X2, giving the protein MASQLLSRLKRTIFKDGQGAVPKQTGQQENVCEADLEEEDECVSEQLGGMLSFDGSEETEDRAEGDGSDLDSDSDFLGESLEEGPCSTGTCAGVGHSDILSFEVTDASVIQDVSSKYVLYTIHVVQAGSSDKTPAVITRRYSDFQRLHATLRQHYRDQMARKKLRKNFTAETIAKRSRAFEQYLTHLCSLPDLWGAPCVRFFFYLPDLQTGQLLVSVGHYQDALGPLLNAKRLQDKLGKPLEQLHWLFTLVALCCCFQEVEHLEEARDQCDKALHLLIPSVGTHLDKSHPLLLPLLRAVVRLSWQTGQDKRRWEELLHTLEEQGVELDSQTTMKEFLVKCNLQDSQRETI; this is encoded by the exons ATGGCATCTCAGTTGTTATCTCGGTTGAAGCGCACCATCTTCAAAGATGGCCAGGGAGCGGTGCCTAAGCAGACAGGACAACAGGAGAATGTTTGCGAGGCGGACCTAGAAGAGGAAGATGAGTGCGTGTCTGAGCAGCTGGGTGGAATGCTGTCCTTTGATGGCAGTGAAGAAACTGAGGACAGAGCGGAAGGTGACGGATCAGACTTGGACAGCGACTCGGATTTCTTGGGAGAGTCACTGGAAGAGGGGCCTTGCAGCACAG GGACATGTGCAGGAGTTGGACACTCGGACATCTTGTCATTTGAAGTGACAGATGCCAGCGTGATTCAGGACGTGTCCTCGAAATATGTG TTGTACACCATTCACGTCGTCCAGGCGGGCAGTAGTGACAAGACCCCGGCCGTCATAACCCGCCGTTACTCCGACTTCCAGCGGCTTCACGCCACCCTGCGCCAACACTATCGAGATCAGATGGCGC GGAAGAAGCTACGCAAGAATTTTACGGCAGAGACCATTGCCAAGCGAAGCCGTGCCTTTGAGCAGTACTTGACGCATCTATGCTCCTTACCAGACCTCTGGGGGGCGCCGTGTGTACGATTCTTCTTTTACCTACCAGACCTCCAGACTGGACAGTTGCTTGTCAG TGTGGGCCACTACCAGGATGCCTTAGGACCACTGCTTAATGCTAAAAGGCTGCAAGACAAACTGGGCAAGCCCCTGGAGCAGCTCCATTGGCTCTTTACGCTTGTGGCCCTGTGCTGTTGCTTCCAAGAAGTGGAGCATCTAGAAGAAGCTAGGGATCAATGTGACAAAGCCCTCCACCTTCTGATCCCGTCAGTGGGAACACACTTGGATAAATCCCACCCCTTGCTTCTGCCACTGTTACGGGCCGTGGTGCGCTTATCGTGGCAGACGGGACAAGACAAGCGGCGATGGGAGGAGCTTTTGCACACGCTGGAGGAACAGGGGGTGGAGCTGGACAGCCAGACAACCATGAAGGAGTTTCTGGTCAAATGTAATTTGCAAGACAGCCAAAGGGAAACCATATAA
- the snx21 gene encoding sorting nexin-21 isoform X1, translated as MASQLLSRLKRTIFKDGQGAVPKQTGQQENVCEADLEEEDECVSEQLGGMLSFDGSEETEDRAEGDGSDLDSDSDFLGESLEEGPCSTGTCAGVGHSDILSFEVTDASVIQDVSSKYVLYTIHVVQAGSSDKTPAVITRRYSDFQRLHATLRQHYRDQMARVCFPRKKLRKNFTAETIAKRSRAFEQYLTHLCSLPDLWGAPCVRFFFYLPDLQTGQLLVSVGHYQDALGPLLNAKRLQDKLGKPLEQLHWLFTLVALCCCFQEVEHLEEARDQCDKALHLLIPSVGTHLDKSHPLLLPLLRAVVRLSWQTGQDKRRWEELLHTLEEQGVELDSQTTMKEFLVKCNLQDSQRETI; from the exons ATGGCATCTCAGTTGTTATCTCGGTTGAAGCGCACCATCTTCAAAGATGGCCAGGGAGCGGTGCCTAAGCAGACAGGACAACAGGAGAATGTTTGCGAGGCGGACCTAGAAGAGGAAGATGAGTGCGTGTCTGAGCAGCTGGGTGGAATGCTGTCCTTTGATGGCAGTGAAGAAACTGAGGACAGAGCGGAAGGTGACGGATCAGACTTGGACAGCGACTCGGATTTCTTGGGAGAGTCACTGGAAGAGGGGCCTTGCAGCACAG GGACATGTGCAGGAGTTGGACACTCGGACATCTTGTCATTTGAAGTGACAGATGCCAGCGTGATTCAGGACGTGTCCTCGAAATATGTG TTGTACACCATTCACGTCGTCCAGGCGGGCAGTAGTGACAAGACCCCGGCCGTCATAACCCGCCGTTACTCCGACTTCCAGCGGCTTCACGCCACCCTGCGCCAACACTATCGAGATCAGATGGCGCGTGTGTGTTTCCCGC GGAAGAAGCTACGCAAGAATTTTACGGCAGAGACCATTGCCAAGCGAAGCCGTGCCTTTGAGCAGTACTTGACGCATCTATGCTCCTTACCAGACCTCTGGGGGGCGCCGTGTGTACGATTCTTCTTTTACCTACCAGACCTCCAGACTGGACAGTTGCTTGTCAG TGTGGGCCACTACCAGGATGCCTTAGGACCACTGCTTAATGCTAAAAGGCTGCAAGACAAACTGGGCAAGCCCCTGGAGCAGCTCCATTGGCTCTTTACGCTTGTGGCCCTGTGCTGTTGCTTCCAAGAAGTGGAGCATCTAGAAGAAGCTAGGGATCAATGTGACAAAGCCCTCCACCTTCTGATCCCGTCAGTGGGAACACACTTGGATAAATCCCACCCCTTGCTTCTGCCACTGTTACGGGCCGTGGTGCGCTTATCGTGGCAGACGGGACAAGACAAGCGGCGATGGGAGGAGCTTTTGCACACGCTGGAGGAACAGGGGGTGGAGCTGGACAGCCAGACAACCATGAAGGAGTTTCTGGTCAAATGTAATTTGCAAGACAGCCAAAGGGAAACCATATAA
- the LOC144199066 gene encoding deoxyribonuclease-1-like 1 isoform X1, with protein MRGRCPYQCLLLALLCYVVGAGAVSEFKICAFSLNKIDSQKMTQSRVLHTLTKIVSRCDVTLLQRVVDSDGSLMKTLVASLNRYSGREAQRYEGYHYNSVSSSNLGKSDDLQKYVFLYRTETTRVIAQHPYQKQNQFVRPPLAVYFHSNKTAVKNFILVGLHTDPSNTIQEIDRLYDVFEQVTKKWNDKNVMFLGNFHASCAYMTRRDKKQIRLFTNASFHWLIGDKMDTTITDEKNCAYDRIVVYGKSFLKAITPFSAGVFNFPQEYKLSRTTAKQVSSHLPVEVRLKSSAWQLQAKHLLLLALCCFFFL; from the exons ATGAGAGGGCGCTGTCCTTACCAATGTCTTTTGTTGGCCTTACTGTGCTACGTGGTTGGGGCTGGAGCTGTATCAGAATTCAAGATCTGTGCCTTTAGTCTGAATAAGATTGACTCACAGAAGATGACACAGTCCAGAGTGCTGCACACATTAACAAAG ATTGTGTCCCGCTGTGACGTCACCCTCCTCCAGCGAGTGGTTGATTCTGATGGGTCACTCATGAAAACTCTGGTGGCATCACTCAACAGGTACAGTGGAAG GGAAGCTCAAAG GTATGAAGGTTACCACTACAATTCGGTGTCCAGCTCCAATCTGGGAAAGTCTGATGACCTGCAGAAGTATGTCTTCCTTTACAG GACAGAGACAACACGTGTAATTGCTCAACATCCGTACCAGAAGCAGAATCAATTCGTCAGACCGCCATTGGCTGTTTACTTCCACAGCAACAAAACTG CTGTCAAAAACTTTATTCTGGTTGGACTGCATACGGACCCAAGCAACACCATCCAGGAGATCGACCGCTTGTACGATGTCTTTGagcaagtgacaaaaaaatggaatgacaaG AATGTCATGTTCTTGGGGAATTTCCACGCTAGCTGTGCTTACATGACACGTCGTGACAAGAAGCAAATCCGACTATTCACCAACGCCAGCTTCCATTGGCTCATTGGAGACAAAATGGACACTACTATCACAGATGAGAAAAACTGTGCATATGACcg AATCGTTGTGTACGGAAAGTCTTTCCTAAAAGCCATCACGCCATTCTCAGCCGGTGTCTTCAACTTCCCTCAAGAATACAAGCTTTCCAGGACAACA GCGAAACAGGTGAGCTCCCATTTGCCTGTGGAGGTGAGGCTCAAGAGTTCTGCTTGGCAACTTCAGGCCAAACATCTGCTCCTGCTCGCCCTCTGCTGCTTCTTTTTTCTGTGA
- the LOC144199831 gene encoding uncharacterized protein LOC144199831 — translation MGCRLTRTKARQPSRYRHRDEQQRFVEQYGQPIDMQVEGKTGRSHRRRRVEHRTPSERHWEALRDIGLMEAEDSRGRYNTGHLYDNMYATNDGLMMSPEIYPTNGYQFRGSNTQHHATNYLPSVSYSLDHLDRLDFQAPEMSAHQPNSESCLLGCYNSGEMEQKHFSRQSNYYSTWHPMGYIPINEGDNRLGCSPESPRHRVPLSEAETDAMSSLPGHTASSQGSSSSSESLVSSEPSDSGFHSVSTGEHRCFHKNHRHTPQLRLGHSPHEQRGRWDLESIPETMPLSHMGEQHLSSYTLANSSITTAHVHRTERSPTRNCSPPSSIPGCRTEPCQRRSLWLEQRQAKGGRTIDVPGRSHTVMDLSEAQWRRRTSLSIEPNHKMKQVQNGQLHPAQNTRNLRNRNGYPAHLSMDHTGLGSHPNPTRAGQSKVSNREEDSGNNGLISSRSTDWRAFQTLGNQPRFPKGSAGPYYNTLGAQRNPRSPPSPNCRQSNPKSVRSQLLRARAYRLARERSEVTTDEEVRGEGEGSGDHTGVEGQWAGRYWNRAERRRHLVLSRQHRERRSGEEAAAGSVHSPLSSQVVLELSHRKQNRLRNSKLLDDWTTVEELLTHGTRVEVDTQLCLSPLLSVTTV, via the exons ATGGGGTGTCGCCTCACTCGGACCAAG GCCCGACAACCAAGCCGCTACAGACACCGCGATGAGCAGCAGCGCTTCGTAGAACAGTACGGACAGCCGATCGACATGCAGGTGGAGGGCAAAACGGGGCGGAGCCACCGAAGAAGGCGTGTGGAGCACAGGACGCCCTCTGAGAGACACTGGGAAGCTCTAAGAGACATTGGACTGATGGAGGCTGAGGATAGCAGAGGCAGATACAACACAGG ACACTTATATGACAATATGTATGCTACCAATGATGGCTTGATGATGTCACCTGAAATCTATCCAACCAACGGATACCAGTTTAGAGGATCTAACACACAGCATCACGCCACAAACTACCTCCCCAGTGTCTCCTACAGCTTGGACCATCTGGACCGCCTGGATTTCCAG GCGCCAGAAATGTCTGCACATCAGCCTAATTCTGAGAGTTGCCTGCTTGGCTGTTACAACTCTGGAGAAATGGAGCAGAAACATTTCTCTAGACAG TCCAACTACTACTCCACTTGGCATCCAATGGGCTACATTCCCATCAATGAGGGGGACAACCGACTGGGCTGTAGCCCCGAGAGCCCACGTCACCGTGTGCCCCTCTCCGAAGCCGAGACAGATGCCATGTCATCGCTACCGGGGCATACTGCTTCCTCGCAgggctcctcctcttcctccgagTCTCTGGTTTCTTCAGAACCCAGCGATTCTGGTTTTCACAGCGTCAGTACTGGTGAACACAGGTGTTTCCACAAGAACCATAGACATACCCCACAACTACGCTTGGGCCACTCTCCTCATGAGCAAAGAGGCCGCTGGGACCTGGAGTCTATCCCCGAGACAATGCCTTTGAGTCACATGGGGGAGCAGCATTTGAGCAGTTACACTCTGGCCAACAGCAGCATCACCACTGCCCATGTCCACCGTACCGAGAGAAGTCCCACTCGCAACTGCTCGCCACCTTCGTCCATCCCTG GTTGTCGCACGGAGCCTTGTCAACGGAGGTCGCTGTGGCTGGAACAGCGGCAAGCAAAAGGGGGGCGTACCATAGACGTGCCAGGACGCAGTCACACCGTAATGGATCTAAGTGAGGCCCAGTGGCGCCGCAGGACAAGTTTGAGTATAGAACCAAACCACAAAATGAAGCAGGTTCAGAATGGCCAATTGCATCCAGCCCAAAACACACGGAATCTCAGAAACAGGAACGGTTATCCAGCACACCTCAGCATGGACCATACCGGCCTGGGCTCCCACCCGAACCCAACCAGAGCCGGCCAGAGTAAAGTCAGCAATAGGGAAGAGGACTCTGGGAATAATGGCTTGATTTCTAGCAGATCAACGGATTGGCGTGCATTTCAGACTCTGGGAAATCAACCCAGATTTCCAAAAGGTTCTGCTGGTCCCTATTACAACACCCTGGGAGCACAGAGAAATCCAAGGTCTCCGCCTTCGCCCAACTGTCGACAGTCGAATCCAAAGTCCGTCAGGAGTCAGCTCCTGCGAGCACGTGCATACAGATTAGCACGGGAACGCAGCGAGGTTACCACTGATGAAGAGGTACGTGGTGAAGGAGAGGGCAGTGGGGACCATACAGGGGTGGAGGGCCAGTGGGCTGGTCGCTACTGGAACAGGGCAGAGAGAAGACGTCACCTGGTGCTGTCACGACAACACAGAGAGCGCCGCAGCGGCGAGGAAGCCGCCGCAGGTAGCGTTCACAGCCCACTGTCATCCCAGGTAGTTCTTGAACTCAGCCACAGGAAGCAGAATCGACTAAGAAACAGCAAGTTGCTTGATGATTGGACAACAGTGGAGGAACTGCTGACCCATGGAACCCGAGTGGAGGTAGACACTCAACTCTGTCTCAGCCCTCTGCTTTCTGTTACTACTGTCTGA
- the LOC144199066 gene encoding deoxyribonuclease-1-like 1 isoform X4, producing the protein MRGRCPYQCLLLALLCYVVGAGAVSEFKICAFSLNKIDSQKMTQSRVLHTLTKIVSRCDVTLLQRVVDSDGSLMKTLVASLNRYEGYHYNSVSSSNLGKSDDLQKYVFLYRTETTRVIAQHPYQKQNQFVRPPLAVYFHSNKTAVKNFILVGLHTDPSNTIQEIDRLYDVFEQVTKKWNDKNVMFLGNFHASCAYMTRRDKKQIRLFTNASFHWLIGDKMDTTITDEKNCAYDRIVVYGKSFLKAITPFSAGVFNFPQEYKLSRTTAKQVSSHLPVEVRLKSSAWQLQAKHLLLLALCCFFFL; encoded by the exons ATGAGAGGGCGCTGTCCTTACCAATGTCTTTTGTTGGCCTTACTGTGCTACGTGGTTGGGGCTGGAGCTGTATCAGAATTCAAGATCTGTGCCTTTAGTCTGAATAAGATTGACTCACAGAAGATGACACAGTCCAGAGTGCTGCACACATTAACAAAG ATTGTGTCCCGCTGTGACGTCACCCTCCTCCAGCGAGTGGTTGATTCTGATGGGTCACTCATGAAAACTCTGGTGGCATCACTCAACAG GTATGAAGGTTACCACTACAATTCGGTGTCCAGCTCCAATCTGGGAAAGTCTGATGACCTGCAGAAGTATGTCTTCCTTTACAG GACAGAGACAACACGTGTAATTGCTCAACATCCGTACCAGAAGCAGAATCAATTCGTCAGACCGCCATTGGCTGTTTACTTCCACAGCAACAAAACTG CTGTCAAAAACTTTATTCTGGTTGGACTGCATACGGACCCAAGCAACACCATCCAGGAGATCGACCGCTTGTACGATGTCTTTGagcaagtgacaaaaaaatggaatgacaaG AATGTCATGTTCTTGGGGAATTTCCACGCTAGCTGTGCTTACATGACACGTCGTGACAAGAAGCAAATCCGACTATTCACCAACGCCAGCTTCCATTGGCTCATTGGAGACAAAATGGACACTACTATCACAGATGAGAAAAACTGTGCATATGACcg AATCGTTGTGTACGGAAAGTCTTTCCTAAAAGCCATCACGCCATTCTCAGCCGGTGTCTTCAACTTCCCTCAAGAATACAAGCTTTCCAGGACAACA GCGAAACAGGTGAGCTCCCATTTGCCTGTGGAGGTGAGGCTCAAGAGTTCTGCTTGGCAACTTCAGGCCAAACATCTGCTCCTGCTCGCCCTCTGCTGCTTCTTTTTTCTGTGA
- the LOC144199066 gene encoding deoxyribonuclease-1-like 1 isoform X3: MRGRCPYQCLLLALLCYVVGAGAVSEFKICAFSLNKIDSQKMTQSRVLHTLTKIVSRCDVTLLQRVVDSDGSLMKTLVASLNRYSGRYEGYHYNSVSSSNLGKSDDLQKYVFLYRTETTRVIAQHPYQKQNQFVRPPLAVYFHSNKTAVKNFILVGLHTDPSNTIQEIDRLYDVFEQVTKKWNDKNVMFLGNFHASCAYMTRRDKKQIRLFTNASFHWLIGDKMDTTITDEKNCAYDRIVVYGKSFLKAITPFSAGVFNFPQEYKLSRTTAKQVSSHLPVEVRLKSSAWQLQAKHLLLLALCCFFFL; this comes from the exons ATGAGAGGGCGCTGTCCTTACCAATGTCTTTTGTTGGCCTTACTGTGCTACGTGGTTGGGGCTGGAGCTGTATCAGAATTCAAGATCTGTGCCTTTAGTCTGAATAAGATTGACTCACAGAAGATGACACAGTCCAGAGTGCTGCACACATTAACAAAG ATTGTGTCCCGCTGTGACGTCACCCTCCTCCAGCGAGTGGTTGATTCTGATGGGTCACTCATGAAAACTCTGGTGGCATCACTCAACAGGTACAGTGGAAG GTATGAAGGTTACCACTACAATTCGGTGTCCAGCTCCAATCTGGGAAAGTCTGATGACCTGCAGAAGTATGTCTTCCTTTACAG GACAGAGACAACACGTGTAATTGCTCAACATCCGTACCAGAAGCAGAATCAATTCGTCAGACCGCCATTGGCTGTTTACTTCCACAGCAACAAAACTG CTGTCAAAAACTTTATTCTGGTTGGACTGCATACGGACCCAAGCAACACCATCCAGGAGATCGACCGCTTGTACGATGTCTTTGagcaagtgacaaaaaaatggaatgacaaG AATGTCATGTTCTTGGGGAATTTCCACGCTAGCTGTGCTTACATGACACGTCGTGACAAGAAGCAAATCCGACTATTCACCAACGCCAGCTTCCATTGGCTCATTGGAGACAAAATGGACACTACTATCACAGATGAGAAAAACTGTGCATATGACcg AATCGTTGTGTACGGAAAGTCTTTCCTAAAAGCCATCACGCCATTCTCAGCCGGTGTCTTCAACTTCCCTCAAGAATACAAGCTTTCCAGGACAACA GCGAAACAGGTGAGCTCCCATTTGCCTGTGGAGGTGAGGCTCAAGAGTTCTGCTTGGCAACTTCAGGCCAAACATCTGCTCCTGCTCGCCCTCTGCTGCTTCTTTTTTCTGTGA
- the LOC144199066 gene encoding deoxyribonuclease gamma-like isoform X2 has protein sequence MRGRCPYQCLLLALLCYVVGAGAVSEFKICAFSLNKIDSQKMTQSRVLHTLTKIVSRCDVTLLQRVVDSDGSLMKTLVASLNREAQRYEGYHYNSVSSSNLGKSDDLQKYVFLYRTETTRVIAQHPYQKQNQFVRPPLAVYFHSNKTAVKNFILVGLHTDPSNTIQEIDRLYDVFEQVTKKWNDKNVMFLGNFHASCAYMTRRDKKQIRLFTNASFHWLIGDKMDTTITDEKNCAYDRIVVYGKSFLKAITPFSAGVFNFPQEYKLSRTTAKQVSSHLPVEVRLKSSAWQLQAKHLLLLALCCFFFL, from the exons ATGAGAGGGCGCTGTCCTTACCAATGTCTTTTGTTGGCCTTACTGTGCTACGTGGTTGGGGCTGGAGCTGTATCAGAATTCAAGATCTGTGCCTTTAGTCTGAATAAGATTGACTCACAGAAGATGACACAGTCCAGAGTGCTGCACACATTAACAAAG ATTGTGTCCCGCTGTGACGTCACCCTCCTCCAGCGAGTGGTTGATTCTGATGGGTCACTCATGAAAACTCTGGTGGCATCACTCAACAG GGAAGCTCAAAG GTATGAAGGTTACCACTACAATTCGGTGTCCAGCTCCAATCTGGGAAAGTCTGATGACCTGCAGAAGTATGTCTTCCTTTACAG GACAGAGACAACACGTGTAATTGCTCAACATCCGTACCAGAAGCAGAATCAATTCGTCAGACCGCCATTGGCTGTTTACTTCCACAGCAACAAAACTG CTGTCAAAAACTTTATTCTGGTTGGACTGCATACGGACCCAAGCAACACCATCCAGGAGATCGACCGCTTGTACGATGTCTTTGagcaagtgacaaaaaaatggaatgacaaG AATGTCATGTTCTTGGGGAATTTCCACGCTAGCTGTGCTTACATGACACGTCGTGACAAGAAGCAAATCCGACTATTCACCAACGCCAGCTTCCATTGGCTCATTGGAGACAAAATGGACACTACTATCACAGATGAGAAAAACTGTGCATATGACcg AATCGTTGTGTACGGAAAGTCTTTCCTAAAAGCCATCACGCCATTCTCAGCCGGTGTCTTCAACTTCCCTCAAGAATACAAGCTTTCCAGGACAACA GCGAAACAGGTGAGCTCCCATTTGCCTGTGGAGGTGAGGCTCAAGAGTTCTGCTTGGCAACTTCAGGCCAAACATCTGCTCCTGCTCGCCCTCTGCTGCTTCTTTTTTCTGTGA